CCGGTCACGGCGCCCGCGGCGGAGCGCGGTAGCCCGCCGAGCCGGCAGCGCCCGGCCGCAGGGGTGGCCAGGTGGGCGCGGGTACGGTGGCGCCGAAGCTCGGCCCCTGAGGTCGGCGTGGTCCGTGCCCCCCGGGGATCACCCGCGGAGCGCGGGGGCGGGAGCGGGAATCATTGCGGTCGTGTGCGCGCTGCAGGGAAACGACGACGGGACTCGTGGTGCGCGGCGGTCCTCGCGGTGGCGGGGCGTACGGGCTGCCGCACCGGGAGGACGAACGGGAGGACGAAGGTGCGCGGCAGGGACGTGGAGCGCCGGCTCGGGGCGACCGAACTGGGCGCCGAGCTGGGGGAGAGGGCGACGCTGGTGCAGTTCTCCAGTGCCTTCTGCCGGCCGTGCGGGGCGACGCGGCGCACGCTCGCGCAGGTCGCGGACATGGTCGACGGTGTCGCCCATGTGGAGATCGACGCGGAGGAGCGGCTCTCGCTCGTGCGCGAACTGGACATCCTGCGCACGCCCACCGTGCTGGTGCTCGACGCCGGCGGCCGGATCGTGCGGAGGGCGTCCGGGCAGCCCCGGAAGGCGGATGTCATCGCGGCCCTCGGCGAGGCCGTCTGACGGCGTGGAAGCGGCGACGGCCGGGTGACGGTCCGTGACGCAGCTCGCATCTGACCGGGCCCACTTGACTGCACGCACCAGCAATCGTCAGTCTGACGATGTGCCAACAGAACTCCTTCCCGCCGGCCGGAAGCAGCAACGGAACACCCCGGCCCACGACGCGAGCGCTCGCTGTCCGGGTGTCTGAGCAGCGACGACCCCGACCGAACCCCTCGCAGAAGGACCATTCCATGGTGGCCACGCCCGGCCTCGGCACTCCTCGACTCGCCTCCCCCGATCTGCTGCGCTCCGTCTTCCGCCGCCACGCGGCAGGAGTCGCGGTCATCACCGCGCACGGCGACCGTCCCGTCGGATTCACCGCCACCTCGCTCAGTTCCGTGGCGGCCGAGCCCCCGCTGCTCTCGTTCGGCATCGGCACCGCCTCCTCCAGCTGGCAGGTCATCGCCGAGACGGGGCACGTCGGGGTGCACATACTCTCCGAGGACCAGCGCGAACTGGCCGCCACCTTCGCCCGCAGGGGTGCCGACAGGTTCGCCGCGCCCACTCGATGGCGTAGCGGGCCCGAGGGCGTCCCGCTCCTGGACGGCGTGCTGGCATGGCTGGTCTGCCGGGTCGTCGCCCGGGTGCCCGCGGGGGACCACCGTGTGGTGATCGCCGAGGCGGTCGCCGGCCACCCGGAGGGGACCGGCCGTCCGCTGCTGTACCACCAGGGCCGCTTCAACGCGTTGAGGGACTGAGAGATCCCGGTTACACAGCGTTGGCAAGGTCACAGTTCCAAGCGCTTGCTCACCGGGTAAGCAGTGGATGTACTGGTGAGTAATATTTCGTTCGGAGCGCCGGTCGCCCCGACCGGAAACCCCGCCTTCAGGCGCCTATGCTGCCTGCACAAGGCAGCTCAGTAATGACGATGCAGTAGGAGAGCCGGCGTGAGCTTGAGGATCGTTGTCTGTGTGAAGTACGTGCCCGACGCCACCGGCGACCGGCACTTCGCCGATGACCTGACCGTCGACCGGGACGACGTCGACGGTCTGCTGTCGGAGCTCGACGAGTACGCGGTCGAGCAGGCGCTGCAGATCGCCGATGAGGCGGACGACGCCGAGATCACCGTGCTGACCGTCGGCCCGGAGGACGCCAAGGACGCGCTGCGCAAGGCGCTGTCCATGGGTGCCGACAAGGCCGTCCACGTCGAGGACGACGATCTGCACGGCACCGATGTGATGGGCACCTCCCTGGTCCTGGCCAAGGCGATCGAGAAGACCGGTTACGACCTGGTCGTCTGCGGCATGGCCTCCACGGACGGCACCATGGGCGTCCTTCCGGCGGTCCTGGCCGAGCGGCTCGGCGTTCCGCAGGTGACCCTGCTGTCGGAGGTCTCCGTCGAGGACGGCACCGTCAAGGGCCGCCGTGACGGCGACACCGCTTCGGAGCAGCTGGAGGCGTCCCTGCCGGCGGTCGTGTCCGTGACGGACCAGTCGGGCGAGGCCCGCTACCCGTCCTTCAAGGGCATCATGGCCGCGAAGAAGAAGCCGGTGGAGTCGCTGGACCTGTCCGACCTCGACATCGAGGCGGAGGAGGTCGGCCTGGAGGGTGCCTGGACCGCGGTGGACTCCGCGGCCGAGCGTCCGGCCCGTACCGCGGGCACGATCGTCAAGGACGAGGGCGAGGGCGGCAAGCAGCTCGCGGAGTACCTCGCGAGCCAGAAGTTCATCTGAGCTTCGGTCGTCACCCCAACCGCCCCGCACACTTCGCAAGCAGGAGAGAAGAAGTCCCATGGCTGAAGTTCTCGTCTACGTCGACCACGTGGACGGCGCCGTCCGCAAGCCCACCCTGGAGCTGCTGACGCTGGCCCGCCGCATCGGCGAGCCGGTCGCCGTCGCGCTCGGCCCCGGCGCCGAGGCCACCGCCCCCGCCCTCGCCGAGCACGGCGCGGTGAGGGTCCTCACCGCCGACGCGCCCGAGTTCGCCGACTACCTGGTCGTGCCGAAGGTGGACGCGCTGCAGGCCGCGTACGAGGCGGTGTCCTCCGGCGGTTCCCTGGCCGCGGTGCTGGTGCCGTCCTCCGCCGAGGGCAAGGAGATCGCGGCCCGTCTGGCGATCCGCCTCGGCTCCGGCATCATCACCGACGCGGTCGACCTGGAGGCCGGCGACGAGGGTCCGGTCGCCACGCAGTCCGCGTTCGCCGCCGCCTTCACCACCAAGTCCCGCGTCTCCAAGGGCACCCCGGTCATCACGGTGAAGCCGAACTCGGCTCCCGTGGAGGCCGCCCCGGCCGCCGGCGCCGTCGAGGCGCTGAGCGTCACCTTCGGTGACAAGGCGACCGGCACCAAGGTCGTCTCCCGCACCCCGCGCGAGTCGACCGGCCGCCCCGAGCTGACCGAGGCCGCGATCGTGGTCTCCGGCGGCCGCGGCGTCAACGGCGCCGAGAACTTCTCGGTGATCGAGGCGCTCGCCGACTCGCTCGGCGCGGCCGTCGGTGCCTCCCGCGCCGCCGTGGACGCCGGCTGGTACCCGCACTCCAACCAGGTCGGCCAGACCGGCAAGAGCGTCTCCCCGCAGCTGTACATCGCCTCCGGCATCTCGGGCGCGATCCAGCACCGGGCGGGTATGCAGACCTCGAAGACGATCGTGGCAGTCAACAAGGACTCCGAGGCCCCGATCTTCGACCTGGTCGACTACGGCGTGGTCGGCGACCTCTTCGAGGTCGTCCCCCAGCTGACCGACGAGATCAAGGCCCGCAAGGGCTGAGTCGGGCAGCACGCCCGCACGGGGCCGCGCGGTGACTTCACCGCGCGGCCCCGCGGCGTTCCGGGGGACCATTGACGCAGGTCAGTCGCCCCCGATAGCTTCACCATACGGATTATTGATTCCGTCAGGCGGAATGACGTGAGTGTGGAGGGTGCCGAGATGGGCCAGCAGGAGAAGGTGTCGACGAGCCTCGCCGGCGCGGTCAGCGAGGAGATCAGCACCTCCCTCGCACCGGTGGACGTCGAACTCGCCCGCCGGTACCCGGGAGACCCCGGCACCCGCCAGCCCGTCCACACCGTCTACGTACCCGGTGACTCCTTCGGTGCCGGAACCATCCGCTCCTGGGGCGACCAGGCGCTCGCCGCGCTGGACGAGCACGCACCGGACGCCTCAACCCTCGCGCGGGTGCTCGGACTCCCCGACGACCTCGCGGAGCCCGTGTACACCCGGGTACGTGCGAAGCTGGAACGCGAGCCCGTGGAGGACCTGCGGGTCGACTTCGAGGACGGCTACCACGGCCGCGACGAGGACGCCGACGCCGCCCGTGCCGCCCGGCTGGTCTCCGAGGCGCACGCCCGTGGTGCTTCGGCCCCGTACACGGGAATCCGCATGAAGTGCATGGAGGCCGCCGTACGCGACCGCGGGATCCGCACCACCGACGTCTTCCTGACGGGCCTGATGGAGCACGGCGGCCTGCCCGGCGGACTCGTCCTCACCCTCCCGAAGGTGACCTACGCGGAGCAGGTCACGGCCTTCGTCAGGCTCCTCGAGGCCTTCGAGAAGGCCCATGGACTCGACGCCGGCCGCATCGGGTTCGAGATCCAGATCGAGACCAGTCAGGCCATCCTCGCCGCCGACGGCACCGCGACCGTCGCCCGGATGATCGACGCCGCCGAGGGCCGCGCCACCGGGCTCCACTACGGCACCTTCGACTACAGCGCCTGCCTCGGCGTCAGCGCGGCCCACCAGGCGAGCGACCATCCGGCCGCCGACCACGCCAAGGCGATCATGCAGGTCGCCGCCGCCGGTACCGGCGTCCGGGTCTCGGACGGCTCCACCAACGTGCTGCCGGTCGGCGGCACCGACCACGTGCACGAGGCCTGGCGGCTCCACTACGGGCTGACGCGCCGTGCCCTGGCCAGGGCGTACTACCAGGGCTGGGACATGCACCCCGGCCACCTCCCGACCCGCTACGCCGCCGTGTTCGCGTTCTACCGCGAGGGCATGGAGGCCGCGGCGGCACGCCTCGCCGCGTACGTCGCCCGGACCGAGGGCGACATCATGGACGAGCCCGCCACCGCCAAGGCGCTCAGTGGCTATCTGCTGCGGGGCCTGGACTGCGGTGCGCTCGACGACGCCGAGGTCGCGCGTCTCACCGGCCTCACCCGGGCCGAGCTCGACGCCTTCGCCCGGCCGCGCCGCGGCGATCTGACGGCCACCGCGCAGTAGTCGCCGGAACGGTCCACGCCGCCCGCAGGGAGGTTCGACGGAAGGAGTCCCGCCGCACCGGTCGCGACCGGTGCGGCAAGGGCCGGCGTGGCCGGGCCGACCGGACGGACCGTCAGACGCCGGGCGGTGGCACCTCGCCCGAGCCCCGGGCCAGGAGTTCGGTCGTCAGCTGCACGCGCGCCGGTGCCTCGGACACCCCGTCCAGTCGGCGGAACAGCCGCTCGGCGGCGGTACGGCCGAGCGCGGCGGCGTCCTGGGCGATCACCGTGATGCCCAGCAGATCGGCCAGTTCGATGTCGTCGAAGCCGACGAGGGCGACCGGGGTCTCCCGGCCCGCCAGCAGCCGCACCGCCGTCACCGTCACCCGGTTGTTGCCCGCGAACAGGGCGGTGACCGGCTCGGGGCCGGAGAGCATCTCCTCCGTCGCCGCGGTCACCCGCGCGGGATCCGTCGAGCCCAGGGACACCCAACGCTCGTCCACCGGCAGCCCGGCGTCCTCCATCGCCGCCCGGTAGCCCCGCAGCCGTTCCACGGCGGTGTGGATACGCGGCTGGTCGCCGATGAACCCGATCCTCCGGTGCCCGTGCGCGATCAGGTGCGCGACGCCGTCCCGGGCGCCGCCGAAGCTGTCGGAGAGCACGACGTCCGCGTCGATCCGGCCGGCGGGCCGGTCCACGAACACCGTCGCCACGCCCGCCTTGATCTCGGGCTCAAGGTAGCGGTGGTCGTGACCCGCGGGGATGACGATCAGACCGTCCACCCGGCGGGCGCACAGTGCGAGTACCAACTCCTGTTCCCGGTCGGGGTCCTCCGCGCTGGAGCCGTTGATCAGCAGTGCCCCGTGCGCCCGGGCGACCTCCTCCACGGCCCGGCTCAACGGCCCGTAGAACGGGTCGGCCAGATCCTCCAAGACCAGCCCGATCGAAGCGGTACGGCCCTTGCGCAGCACGCGCGCGCTGTCGTTGCGACGGAATCCCAGTGCCTCGATGGCCTCCTGCACCCGGCGTTCGGTGTCCGGGGTGACGCCCGGCTCGCCGTTCACCACGCGCGAGACCGTCTTCAGCCCGACTCCGGCTCGCGCGGCCACGTCCTTCATGGTGGGCCGGTTGCCGTAACGGGTGTCGGTGCGGCGGGCGAACTCGGCCACGATGTCGCTGTCCTGTCGTCGTCGGGAGTGCCCGTCCGGGCACCTGGCGGATACCGCGTGCGCCCGGTTCGGGGCTGTGCGAGGGTGTGGCGTCGAGCATAGGCCCTGGACAACGTTGTCAG
The genomic region above belongs to Streptomyces marianii and contains:
- a CDS encoding DUF6986 family protein, giving the protein MGQQEKVSTSLAGAVSEEISTSLAPVDVELARRYPGDPGTRQPVHTVYVPGDSFGAGTIRSWGDQALAALDEHAPDASTLARVLGLPDDLAEPVYTRVRAKLEREPVEDLRVDFEDGYHGRDEDADAARAARLVSEAHARGASAPYTGIRMKCMEAAVRDRGIRTTDVFLTGLMEHGGLPGGLVLTLPKVTYAEQVTAFVRLLEAFEKAHGLDAGRIGFEIQIETSQAILAADGTATVARMIDAAEGRATGLHYGTFDYSACLGVSAAHQASDHPAADHAKAIMQVAAAGTGVRVSDGSTNVLPVGGTDHVHEAWRLHYGLTRRALARAYYQGWDMHPGHLPTRYAAVFAFYREGMEAAAARLAAYVARTEGDIMDEPATAKALSGYLLRGLDCGALDDAEVARLTGLTRAELDAFARPRRGDLTATAQ
- a CDS encoding electron transfer flavoprotein subunit beta/FixA family protein; amino-acid sequence: MSLRIVVCVKYVPDATGDRHFADDLTVDRDDVDGLLSELDEYAVEQALQIADEADDAEITVLTVGPEDAKDALRKALSMGADKAVHVEDDDLHGTDVMGTSLVLAKAIEKTGYDLVVCGMASTDGTMGVLPAVLAERLGVPQVTLLSEVSVEDGTVKGRRDGDTASEQLEASLPAVVSVTDQSGEARYPSFKGIMAAKKKPVESLDLSDLDIEAEEVGLEGAWTAVDSAAERPARTAGTIVKDEGEGGKQLAEYLASQKFI
- a CDS encoding TlpA family protein disulfide reductase, producing MRAAGKRRRDSWCAAVLAVAGRTGCRTGRTNGRTKVRGRDVERRLGATELGAELGERATLVQFSSAFCRPCGATRRTLAQVADMVDGVAHVEIDAEERLSLVRELDILRTPTVLVLDAGGRIVRRASGQPRKADVIAALGEAV
- a CDS encoding LacI family DNA-binding transcriptional regulator, which produces MKDVAARAGVGLKTVSRVVNGEPGVTPDTERRVQEAIEALGFRRNDSARVLRKGRTASIGLVLEDLADPFYGPLSRAVEEVARAHGALLINGSSAEDPDREQELVLALCARRVDGLIVIPAGHDHRYLEPEIKAGVATVFVDRPAGRIDADVVLSDSFGGARDGVAHLIAHGHRRIGFIGDQPRIHTAVERLRGYRAAMEDAGLPVDERWVSLGSTDPARVTAATEEMLSGPEPVTALFAGNNRVTVTAVRLLAGRETPVALVGFDDIELADLLGITVIAQDAAALGRTAAERLFRRLDGVSEAPARVQLTTELLARGSGEVPPPGV
- a CDS encoding electron transfer flavoprotein subunit alpha/FixB family protein; translation: MAEVLVYVDHVDGAVRKPTLELLTLARRIGEPVAVALGPGAEATAPALAEHGAVRVLTADAPEFADYLVVPKVDALQAAYEAVSSGGSLAAVLVPSSAEGKEIAARLAIRLGSGIITDAVDLEAGDEGPVATQSAFAAAFTTKSRVSKGTPVITVKPNSAPVEAAPAAGAVEALSVTFGDKATGTKVVSRTPRESTGRPELTEAAIVVSGGRGVNGAENFSVIEALADSLGAAVGASRAAVDAGWYPHSNQVGQTGKSVSPQLYIASGISGAIQHRAGMQTSKTIVAVNKDSEAPIFDLVDYGVVGDLFEVVPQLTDEIKARKG
- a CDS encoding flavin reductase family protein, with amino-acid sequence MVATPGLGTPRLASPDLLRSVFRRHAAGVAVITAHGDRPVGFTATSLSSVAAEPPLLSFGIGTASSSWQVIAETGHVGVHILSEDQRELAATFARRGADRFAAPTRWRSGPEGVPLLDGVLAWLVCRVVARVPAGDHRVVIAEAVAGHPEGTGRPLLYHQGRFNALRD